One genomic segment of Nothobranchius furzeri strain GRZ-AD chromosome 10, NfurGRZ-RIMD1, whole genome shotgun sequence includes these proteins:
- the LOC139072051 gene encoding myosin heavy chain, clone 203-like: MALLEKVQSQLLITEKWLSDEKQQTLQAETELEKYNDIITVLEQELDVYQDNAETCKVTLQALETKLKKKATVCENLQNLLKQESQLRRRFEQGKINDQIRNEVDQKLREEISELKERLDYYQLNAETCKTTIQALKIKLEEKLNVSESLQNQLGLESELRLQLEEEKQNKDSLTEALHEQIRDLEIINGVLVDEMKSIFSETNEAEETLSEEDGEKASLCGECEPSSEDETQLGPSLRLAEPVQQESSGCRHPTFDSLFQTVGSEHLRLSRLDTSLSDQAEISSKVESECKKSRTLIDELKQKLDYYRGEAESCNKMMQEVNLQLKEKDDLLENLQKRLRRESELLRSKFDQQQKIQRNKDNVYEKLKVEMSELEEGLDYYQSNAETFKITIHTLKTQLEEREHLIEDQQQRLKQESELKVRLGQEIQNKDSFNEDLETQIRDLEKINHDLSEQLETFNSRKNTPEPDEKLSEELEAFTYQLVEEASLCEPQEQTSESLEPDEDYEMGHDVCSPPAEQIDSVEASRSLHENEPSPKDSVPQTVRNQNVSLWRRFKKFLTPACLRKHKVRP; the protein is encoded by the coding sequence ATGGCGCTCTTGGAGAAAGTCCAGTCTCAGCTTTTAATCACGGAGAAATGGTTAAGTGATGAAAAGCAGCAAACGTTACAAGCAGAGACTGAATTGGAAAAATACAACGACATAATTACCgtcctggaacaagaactggacGTTTATCAAGACAACGCAGAGACCTGCAAGGTCACCCTGCAGGCTTTAGAGACCAAACTGAAGAAGAAAGCAACTGTGTgtgaaaatctgcaaaatcttttAAAGCAGGAATCCCAGCTGAGACGTAGATTTGAACAGGGGAAGATAAACGACCAGATTAGGAACGAAGTTGATCAGAAACTAAGAGAAGAAATTAGTGAACTGAAAGAGCGTCTGGATTACTACCAGCTTAACGCTGAGACCTGCAAAACTACAATTCAGGCTTTGAAAATTAAGTTGGAGGAAAAACTAAATGTTTCTGAAAGTTTGCAAAACCAGTTAGGACTGGAGTCAGAGCTGAGACTGCAGCTGGAAGAGGAGAAACAGAATAAAGACTCGCTCACCGAGGCTTTACATGAACAAATCAGAGATTTAGAGATTATAAACGGTGTTCTGGTAGACGAGATGAAAAGTATCTTCTCTGAGACGAACGAGGCAGAGGAGACGCTTTCTGAGGAGGACGGAGAAAAGGCTTCTCTCTGTGGGGAATGTGAACCCAGTTCAGAGGACGAAACTCAGCTGGGACCCAGTCTCAGATTAGCTGAGCCAGTCCAGCAGGAGTCGTCTGGATGTCGGCATCCGACTTTCGATTCCCTTTTCCAGACAGTCGGCTCCGAACACCTACGGCTGTCTCGCCTGGACACAAGTCTCAGTGACCAAGCTGAAATAAGCTCAAAGGTAGAGAGCGAGTGCAAAAAATCCAGAACTCTGATTGATGAACTCAAACAGAAACTGGATTATTACCGAGGTGAGGCAGAGTCctgcaacaaaatgatgcagGAGGTAAActtacagctgaaggagaaagatgATCTGCTGGAAAACCTCCAAAAGCGACTCAGACGGGAATCTGAGCTGCTGAGATCCAAGTTTGATCAGCAGCAGAAAATCCAGCGGAACAAAGACAACGTTTATGAGAAATTAAAGGTAGAAATGAGTGAACTAGAAGAGGGACTGGATTACTACCAGAGTAATGCAGAGACCttcaaaattacaattcatactcTCAAAACTCAGCTGGAGGAACGAGAACATCTGATTGAAGACCAGCAACAGCGTTTAAAACAGGAGTCAGAGCTGAAAGTCCGGCTGGGACAGGAGATTCAGAACAAGGACTCGTTCAACGAGGACTTAGAGACACAAATTAGAGATCTGGAGAAAATCAACCATGATCTCTCAGAACAACTGGAGACCTTTAACTCCAGGAAGAACACGCCTGAGCCAGACGAGAAGCTgtctgaggagctggaagccTTCACGTACCAGCTGGTAGAGGAAGCTTCTCTGTGTGAACCTCAGGAACAAACTTCTGAGAGTCTGGAGCCTGACGAGGATTACGAGATGGGACATGATGTTTGCTCTCCACCTGCAGAACAGATAGATTCAGTGGAAGCAAGCAGAAGTCTTCATGAAAACGAGCCTTCTCCCAAAGACAGCGTTCCACAAACAGTCAGGAACCAGAATGTTTCATTGTGGAGGCGCTTCAAGAAGTTTCTCACTCCGGCGTGTCTACGGAAACATAAAGTTAGGCCTTAA